GGCGGGTCACGATCGCGAAGGCCTCGAGCGCGGGGGTGCGGGCCACGTCGGCCACGTACAGGGCCTGAAGGGCGATCTCGCGGGCGAGGCGCCTACGACCCACGAAGCTCCTCCTTGAGCGCGATCATCTCGAGGGCGGCGAGCGCCGCCTCGTGGCCGCGGTCCATCCTGCCTTTCGTCCGCGCCAGCGCCTGCTTTTCCGTGTTCGGCGTGATCACGCCGAGGATGACGGGGATGCGGGTGTCGAGCGAGATCCTGTGCAGGCTCTGCACGAGCGAGCGGGCGAGGTGGTCGTTCTGCGGCGTCTGGCCCTTCAGCACGCAGCCGAGGGTCACGACCGCCGAGTAGAGGTTG
The Elusimicrobiota bacterium DNA segment above includes these coding regions:
- the ribH gene encoding 6,7-dimethyl-8-ribityllumazine synthase; this encodes MKRVAIVKSRFNEEVTSRLLASCLKTFKSEGWTDAQLKVVEVPGGWEIPWAAQELARTNLYSAVVTLGCVLKGQTPQNDHLARSLVQSLHRISLDTRIPVILGVITPNTEKQALARTKGRMDRGHEAALAALEMIALKEELRGS